cttaacatgcatgccaattttcatgccaattggatgtaatttaccatttgatctaagaactcatcttttatgcattattttaaactacttaaacttgaatctagacaattgattgtTAACATGACAATTAATaattgatcaccttgaaattttaaaagcatgaaaaatatatgaagataatgcaacctaacggtagatttgtcaaaattcacatcgaattaagaaatatagagttgggttcaagttacacgtgttgtaactctaaaaaatgttacatcacccaataacttataattgaattaatattttaaaaatccaaccattggattacattttctatatgttcttaatatgaatgccaattttcatgccaatcggatgtaatttaccatttgatctatgaactcatcttttatgcattattttaaattactaaaacttgaatctagacaatttattgatgacatggctattaatatttgatcaccttgaaattttgtaagcatgaaaaatatatgaaaataatgtaatctaacggtagatttgtcaaaattcacattgaattaagaaatatagagttgggttcaagttacaaatattgtaactctaaaaaatgttacatcacctaataacttattattgaattaatattttgaaaatccaaccattagattatatgttctatatgttcttaacatgcatgccaattttcatgccaatcggatgtaatttaccatttgatctaggaactcatcttttatgcattattttaaactactaaaacttgattctagacaattgattgatgacatggctattaatctttgatcaccttgaaaatttgtaagcatgaaaaatatatgaagataatgtaatctaacggtagatttgtctaaattcacatctaattaagaaatatagggttaggttcaagttacacctaacataactctaaaaaatgttacaccacccaataacttattattggattcatattttaaaaatctaaccgttggattacattttctatatggtcttaacatgcaTTCCAATTTTCCTGCCAATCGAATGTGATTaactatttgatctataaactcatctttcatgcattattttaaactactaaaacttgaatctagacaattgattgatgacatgactattgatctttaatcaccttgaaatttgtaagcatgaaaaatatatgaagataatgtgatctaacagtagatttatcaaaattcacatcgaattaagaaatataggttTGGGCTCAAATTACACCTGACGTAATTCTAACAaatgttacaccatccaataacttatttttgaattcatattttgaaaatcaaaccgTTGAATTATATgctctatatgtttttaacatgaatgccaattttcataccaatcagatgtaattttccatttgatctataaacttatcttttatgaattattttaaactacaaaaacttgaatttaaacaattatgcGTTTATgcgtttctttttatttttctttgaattttagaataaattttATCTCAAAGGAATTTcctatatttttgggttttttaacctttttttttgggttgagaagaTGGGTTTGTTCGCATTGTTGTaccaactttattttattttttgaatttttttcgacAAATTTATAAGggtcaattataaaattttaaagtataaattaattttttttggatgatctgaattttaaattttttgctgccaaattctaaattttgagaGGGGTGGGGGTAGGAGGGAGGGAGTGgcagtaaagaaaaataaaattttactgccaaattttaaagtatacattctttcttttaaagcaAATTAGCTATTTACGACAGTTAGCATGTTTGTCGTAAATACAAActcaattagaaaaaaaaaaaaaattaattgcgaTGGATAAATGTTGTCACAAATGTGAAAAGTAAGGGGGgaattttccctccaaaatattttaccaatttCGATGGTTTCATGTCTGTCGCTAATacccttttttatatttatgatggAATCATGTTTGTCACAAATAATAACACcataaagaatatatattttgtattttcaatgCACAAAGGCCGTCACAAGTGTTAATAGTGTTGACGGTGTTTCTTCTGTCATCGTAAATAATACCCTCTTTTATATTTACGATGGAAGATTGTTTGTCGCAAATACTAACACCATAAAAAACAtacatattttgtattttcgATGTACCAAAGCCATCACAAGTGTTAATAGTTCCAACGGTTTTTCTTTAGTTGTCATAAATAATATCTTACTAGCAACGAACATTTTTATGCCGTCGTAAAAAGTAAGGTGGGAACATTTCcctaaacaaaaaatcacattttcgaCAAAAATAATAGACTCATTTTGCCGTCACAAATGTGTTGATATTTGATGAGTCATCGAAAAAGCTAGTTTTTACGATGGTTTTTTGTAATTGTCGAAAAGGTTTCGTCGCAAATAGCAATCTTTTTTGTAGTAAGCACACACGACACTCTCTTGATGGAATATAAACTAAATTGTTAGTTCCTGATAAtaaacctcgaatccacgagGGCTTTAGAGAAGAAAACTGGAATCCACCAGagaaataatttgacaaaagtatgtgtttattgataatagtccAAAAATTGAATTGCCTTTGGAAGCTACAATGtgactaaatagtaaaaataaaacctagGCAACTAGAAACCCTAAGGCGGCTACGAACGCATATAAAACTCTAATTTGactaaacaacattaaaaacacctaaaaagaaggaaataaataacctaatcctaaaataacaaaaattacataaatatactaaaattaaatatttacaaatattaGAGAAATTGTATCCTACATCAGACCCCCTACTTGAAACAAACTCATCCTCAAGTTCatctttaaaatttgaaatcttccactccaaataaacaaatacttcaAATGCTTTAATAACTTGATCcggttttgaaacttgaatccTTCATAAAGTGTagcataaaatttcttcttatctaccttcaatttatttacaacatcaatcaacaaagggttgataataaaattaaaattttctactccaagaaaatcaatATATTGTGTAGTCATCTTCAACAAATCAATTGAGACCTGAGGATTGTGAGTTGTGGGCTCATCCTCATATTTGACCTCAATTGAATCTTTCACAATGTTCTCAATAATTACCATCTCTTCATTCTTGTCATTGTCCACAATCAACTCAACCTTCGTTTCTTTGAcctcttcatcaaatttttgaCAAGTGGTATTTTCAATCTTCAATTCAATAACTTGTTGCAAGTCTTGATCTTTTTTAACCacttcaaatttttctttagtaATAGGCTACTTTTTCTCAACCCTCAAACCCTTTCCTTTATTTGACATTTGGCTGtgataattttggttttgacCTTTCTTGTTTTGAACATATTGCTTTCCATATGaatatacatatttataatCAACGCTTGTATAATCTAGTATATCATAATAGTCATTAGGAAACCATAATTCAACTAAtacttttttcattctttgccaAGAGTAGATTGGATGCTTACCTTGCCGCTTTCTATTGATTTGAATCTCTTCCCACCATTCCTTTCTTCATCGTCCAATTTATTAGATGCAAGCCatacttttttttcatcacaaatcttccaaaaattaaTATACTCTTTCAAATAAAGAAGCCAGTCGATAAAATCCATCTTACACATATCTCCATCAAAGAATGGAATTTTCTTGTAGTTAGGAGTGCTTCTTTGAATATATTGGTCATTGTTTTTGTGAGATGATTTCCTAGCAAGAAGAGTAGCAATCTTTTTCATGATttcacctataatttgttgacTCTTTTCACAAAATTGGTGATTCTCATCACGAAAATTAAGGAACTCAGCCCTAGTGAGGACTATGCTGTCAACGTCGTTGCTGCCGTCGTTGTTGTGGTGGTCACCGTCTCGCCGGATAGCCATTGGACCAGGGTAAGtcaaggctctgataccacgAAAGCCTAAAGAAAGCATACACGATGCTCTCTTGATGGAATagaaactaaactgttagttcCTAATAGTAAACCTCGAATCTATGAGAGGTTTCCCTAAATCCACAAGGAGAAGAAAACTGGAATCCACCAGagaaataatttgacaaaagtCTGTGTTTACTGATAATAGTCTGAAAATTGAATTACCTTTGGAAGTTACAATgcatttaaatagtaaaaacaaaacctaGGGCAACTAGAAACCCTAAGCCGCTACGAAGGCatataaaaccctaatttgactaaacaacattaaaaacacctaaaaagaaggaaataaataacctaaacctaaaataacaaaaattacataaaaatactaaaattaaatatttaaaaaattaagagaaatcGTGTCCTACATCAAACACGCACGAAAGTATATAAACTAGTGTTTTAAACCGGTTTATAAGGCATTACATAACCAGAGTACCGTTACAAAAGGACCTAACTCTTGTAGTAGTAAACTGGGTTTATAAACAAGGAACACTAGATACACATAACCTTCTATGGCATAAAATGTAACACTTTGGGTTGTGCTAGTGTGTAGCCACAATATGGGATTAATTCAATCAGATTGAATAAGGAATAGGGTAGATATTGATTGATTTCTTACAAAAACCACTGAAAATTTTTTCTAGAGCATGCGAAGGGGCAATATTAAAAGGCAAATGAATAAGAGATAGCTCAATATGAACCAAGGGGATGTTGCATTCATTAAAGGTGTGGTCTAAggttttatcttattttagcACATGTTAACATAAGAAAATTCTGAACTGCCTCAATTTGGGGTTtgataaagaaaatgcaatttgaCATATGATCCTTTTAATTGGCCATCAAACTTAAATAGCTTGAGCAATGAACTTAAACTCCGCACAAAAGTGTTAAGGCAATGCTTCAAGATCCAAAAAAACTCCTTTTAATCTCTTGCAACTTGGATAAGGCTTCTCTCATAGTAAAACGTTCTTTTGATGAATGAGCAGCACAAGATAATCCAACTCCCACCATTGCAGCCACACACTCCTCACTTCTTAAAGTaatgttgttgttattgttgttgctggcgctgctgctgctgctgctatCTCCACCAATAGAACAACTAGTACTGCTGCTTCGTGTTACAGATTCATAATCCTTGAAAAGCCTTGGATCAGCAATATCCAAGATTTTACTCTCGTGCACTTCAGAGATGAAATTGTTTAGGCTTAAACCTTCCTGGAACATCCTATCTGTGGGCTTCTTGGCAATGATCATCTCAAGCAGCAGTATTCCAAAGCCATAGACATCCCCACTGGTTGAAGCCTTTCCGCCCAAGCCATACTCTACAAAAGAATTCAGGATATTAGGATCAAGAATTCCCAACCAGAAATTATTAAAAGCTTAAAGAACTATGCAGGAAACATAGTGTTAAATATTCCTATTTCTTCCATTCAAATATGTTCTTTGGGTTAAATGTAGCAAGAGAAGTAGAGTGGAAACATGTTCGGAACTTGAAATTAGTTGGGCTGGTACTATGATAAATTACCATTTGTCCTAAAAGCTTAATCCATTAGGAAATTGTGAGTTTAATCATAAGTTCCATTCAAGTTTCATACTATAAGTTTTACATACCTGGAGCAATGTAACCAATTGAGCCTTTTAGACCAATTGTGCTGCTTTCATTCTGTGATGAATTATGGGAGAGAAACCTTGCTAACCCAAAATCTCCAACATGAGCAGTCATATCTTCGTCCAAAAGCACATTTCCGGGTTTCAAATCACAATGGACTACTGGTGGATCACAATCATGATGTAGGTAATCTAAGGCAGTAGCAACATCAATGGAAATATTCAGTCTCTGGGTTAATGTCAGAGTTGATCCACGTTCAACATCCTCTGGATACAACCACTTATCCAAGTTACCGTTAGACATGAATTTCATAGCCAAAGCCTTGAATGCAGCTCCTGTGTGATCAATGCTAGAGCAAGAAGTGATCACCTTAACAAGGTTCCGATGCCGGATGTTTCTTAGAGCTTCACATTCTGCATCAAAACTCTTGGAAGCTTTACTTTGTGTCAAGTCTAGAACCTTCACTGCAACTGTGGTCTGGGTTCCATTCTCACTACTACTGAAAACAGCTCTATAAACAGACCCAAACGCTCCCTTTCCTAACAAATTTTCTGTGGCAAAACCATTTGTACCAAGCTGGATTTCTGAGTAAGATAGCCTTGGGGGTAAACCCTTGACTACAGATGAAGAAGTTCCATTGTTTATTATCTTGCTCTTCTTTTTGGTGATTAGTGCCCACACTAAACACAATGCACAGACAAGCACAATGATAGCAGAAATTGGAATAGTGACTTTGAGTACTAAATGAGAATTTGACTTCTTTTTTGTGACACAAGTATTGACTCTTAGCTTTTCGGCAGCATCATGGTCAAATGCACAGAGCCTGGAGTTTCCCTGGAGAGAATCCCATCTGATTTTTGCAAAGACACCATTTTTCGGTACATCTCCTTCAAAGCTGTTGAAAGACAAATTTAACGTCTCCAAAACATGAAGGTTCTGCTACTCTTTGGGGATTAGGCCTGAGAGATTGTTGGAAGAAAGATCCAAGCTCTCCAGTGCCGCTAGATATTCCAGCGACTTTGGTAATGAGCCAGTTATCTTATTTCTTGCAATGTTGAGCCTGCGCAAACTTGAGAATCTCTCAGTAATTGCAGGAATATATCCGGATAGCTGGTTTCCAGAAATGTCCATGATTTCACACTGTCTCAAATGGCCAAATTCGTAGGGCAGAGAACCGCTTAAAGTGTTATTCGCcagtataaaaaattttagctgGGGAAGCTCAAAAATTTCCTTTGGAATGCTTCCATTGACCGCTGTCCCAGCTAGAAAAAATGTCTCTAACAGCTGGCATGTAGCTATACTCATGGGAATTCTACCAGATAACTGGTTATATCCCATATATAGCTCATATAGTTGTGTGAGATTGCTAAAGATGTCCGGAATTTCTCCGGAGAAGAGGTTTTCATGTACCTGAAGTATTCGTAGTTTCTGAAGCTTTCCAATGGACATTGGTATTTGGCctttgaaataattttgttgaattgaTAAAGCTGTAAGGTTTTGGTACCTCTCAAATCCTTGAGGGAAGCTACCGGTCAACAAATtatcatcaataaaaaattgttggaGATTGATTGAGAGATTTGCAACCGAACTGGGAAGCTCACCAGCTAATTGGTTGGAATTGAGAAAGATGTACTCCCAACTTGGTACATTTTGTAAGggaaccaaacacttgaaaattcTGCTCTGTTGTAGAAGATAATTTGTTTAGGCCACGAATTAATTTGGCAAGATTTTTCAAGTTACCAAGTAAAGGAATAGGCCCAGTGAAATTATTTGAAGGGAGATCAAGGATTTCAATATGTGAAGCATTGGATAAAGAACTTGGTATTGGCCCTTCCAGACTATTGCCCCCCAGGTGGAGTTCCCTTATGTTGGGAAGGGTAAGACCTATATTGGATGGCAGCTTTCCAACAAGCCTGTTTTCTGTGAGAGATAAGAACTTCAAGGAGGATATGTTGAAAATAGAAAAGGGTATCTCACCACTTAATTGATTCTCCGAGAGTTGGAGCCTGATAAGATTATGGAGACGGCCCAATTCATTTGGAGTTTTGCCAGATATGTTGGTTCTTGCTATGCTGAGATTGGTCATAGTGGAGAGATTGCCAAAAGTAGGGGGAATTGCACCGGTAAGATTGTTCATGGATACATCAAGAATTTTCAGTCTAGGAAGTTGGCCTAGTTCACTAGGAAGGAGACCGGTAAGTTTGTTGTTCCCAAAACTCATCTGTTCAAGCATAAGGCAATCAGATAGACTAATAGGAATGGTGCCATTGATGTTGTTTGTTGCGAGAATTATACTCTGAAGGCTAGTAAGACGGCCTAGCTCAGAAGGAATTTGGccaaaaaaagagtttttgtaAAGGTTTAGAGTCTTAAGGGAAGTGAGATTGGAGAGCCGAGGAGGAATATTGCCAAAGAGCCCAAGATTTGTAAGGCTTAGTGATTGGACTTGGGTTACATTGCTGGTGCAGTTCACACCAAACCAAGTACAATGAGATGAATTTATGTTCCATCCAGAGAGAGCATTCTGAGGATCAAAAACTAAGGATTTGAAAGCTAG
This genomic stretch from Quercus lobata isolate SW786 chromosome 3, ValleyOak3.0 Primary Assembly, whole genome shotgun sequence harbors:
- the LOC115980590 gene encoding receptor kinase-like protein Xa21, with translation MSIGKLQKLRILQVHENLFSGEIPDIFSNLTQLYELYMGYNQLSGRIPMSIATCQLLETFFLAGTAVNGSIPKEIFELPQLKFFILANNTLSGSLPYEFGHLRQCEIMDISGNQLSGYIPAITERFSSLRRLNIARNKITGSLPKSLEYLAALESLDLSSNNLSGLIPKDFEGDVPKNGVFAKIRWDSLQGNSRLCAFDHDAAEKLRVNTCVTKKKSNSHLVLKVTIPISAIIVLVCALCLVWALITKKKSKIINNGTSSSVVKGLPPRLSYSEIQLGTNGFATENLLGKGAFGSVYRAVFSSSENGTQTTVAVKVLDLTQSKASKSFDAECEALRNIRHRNLVKVITSCSSIDHTGAAFKALAMKFMSNGNLDKWLYPEDVERGSTLTLTQRLNISIDVATALDYLHHDCDPPVVHCDLKPGNVLLDEDMTAHVGDFGLARFLSHNSSQNESSTIGLKGSIGYIAPEYGLGGKASTSGDVYGFGILLLEMIIAKKPTDRMFQEGLSLNNFISEVHESKILDIADPRLFKDYESVTRSSSTSCSIGGDSSSSSSASNNNNNNITLRSEECVAAMVGVGLSCAAHSSKERFTMREALSKLQEIKRSFFGS